The Henckelia pumila isolate YLH828 chromosome 2, ASM3356847v2, whole genome shotgun sequence genome includes a window with the following:
- the LOC140884691 gene encoding uncharacterized protein produces MGSLKSDVLLKLLEDMNMADNESEDDRKPVLLQIRSIIPVLEEGDLWPNRGFFLKVSDLSHALHVSLPQEQNEMILGNKLKLGQFIYVRKLENAHPVPLLRGVTPVPGRRKCEGTPEDIVSQENLVKILEASGMDNIVEKGVISEKKFSTFSSNSMMYGLSDTVSLRKGNTGLKDGYRSRFHSLSPSRKCRGDVSMDKCSRRILDHGYNIGEEGTKSRPSSADDESDTDSVLSYASSTSTSKRRSWNESEILGVKDIFDSSVAKHEIRSPARSRSANVSPVRSIRYDSSDESFSSASRRRSDVGSAKRLIKKTNKNQISVPKVNDVQISNSSCSLVYDRKGAETGILWNYLPSSLVKLGKEVIKQRDIAMVAAADALQEACAAEKLLRSLSMFSEFPSAEEDLQPCVDKFFQLQDDLARTRLIMQSLTSISPLRTRESGSFNTNSIKEALSVALERKKCAATWIKSAVAVDLSSASSVVDPLAIPMASTVKKSSKSIQNAKPKVTCILKKTASNTSVPLLLASERDDQNEWTKGSTLIAANDLAASLHAESRKLFLNDVEEYLDQVERKFSSRECENSIAGMMYRVKKVSDWLDLIVNKEGSLRKDGGRLSSIDLEDSDIEIFGRLRDKIYAISMKHIERTAMAFETNRK; encoded by the exons atgggTTCGCTGAAGAGTGACGTTCTCTTGAAGCTTCTTGAAGACATGAACATGGCGGACaatgaatctgaagatgatcGAAAGCCTGTCTTATTACAAATCAGAAGCATCATCCCAGTATTAGAAGAAGGCGATCTATGGCCAAACAGAGGATTTTTCCTGAAAGTTTCTGATTTATCCCATGCATTGCATGTTTCTTTGCCTCAAGAACAGAATGAGATGATTTTAGGGAATAAATTGAAACTTGGGCAGTTCATTTACGTCCGAAAACTGGAAAATGCGCATCCCGTTCCATTGCTCAGGGGCGTAACTCCGGTTCCCGGGAGGCGGAAATGCGAAGGAACCCCTGAAGATATTGTCTCCCAAGAAAATTTGGTGAAGATTCTTGAAGCATCTGGTATGGATAATATTGTCGAGAAGGGTGTCATTTCGGAGAAAAAGTTTTCGACattttcatcaaattcaatGATGTATGGATTGTCTGATACTGTTTCTTTAAGGAAAGGAAATACAGGGTTGAAGGATGGATACCGGAGTAGGTTTCATTCATTGAGTCCTTCTAGAAAATGTCGAGGCGATGTAAGTATGGATAAATGTAGCAGGAGGATTCTTGATCATGGTTATAATATTGGAGAGGAAGGGACAAAGAGTAGGCCAAGTTCTGCTGATGATGAGAGCGATACGGATAGCGTCCTATCATATGCCTCATCCACTAGTACTTCAAAGAGAAGAAGCTGGAATGAATCTGAGATTTTGGGAGTGAAGGATATCTTTGATTCATCAGTTGCCAAGCATGAAATCAGATCACCTGCTAGAAGCCGTAGTGCAAAT GTTTCACCCGTTCGGTCCATCAGATACGACAGCTCTGATGAAAGTTTTAGTTCCGCGTCAAGGAGAAGATCAGACGTTGGTTCAGCAAAGAGATTAATcaagaaaacaaacaaaaaccAGATTTCTGTACCAAAGGTCAATGATGTACAGATTTCTAATTCATCGTGTAGTTTAGTTTATGATAGAAAAGGGGCAGAAACCGGGATATTGTGGAACTATCTGCCATCAAGCTTAGTGAAACTTGGAAAG GAGGTGATAAAGCAAAGAGATATTGCTATGGTAGCTGCTGCAGATGCTCTGCAAGAGGCTTGTGCTGCTGAGAAGTTGCTTCGCTCATTAAG CATGTTTTCGGAGTTCCCTTCGGCAGAAGAAGATCTTCAACCATGCGTGGATAAGTTTTTCCAACTTCAAGATGATTTAGCTCGTACGAGGTTAATAATGCAGTCTCTTACAAGCATAAGTCCACTTAGGACGCGAGAATCTGGATCCTTCAACACCAATTCAATCAAAGAAGCGTTGAGTGTCGCTCTTGAAAGAAAGAAGTGTGCAGCAACATGGATCAAATCAGCTGTAGCCGTGGATCTCTCCTCTGCCTCCTCTGTCGTGGATCCCTTGGCAATTCCAATGGCCTCCACTGTCAAAAAATCGAGCAAGTCAATCCAAAACGCGAAACCAAAAGTCACGTGCATCTTGAAGAAGACCGCAAGCAACACCAGCGTTCCACTTTTGCTTGCATCAGAAAGAGATGATCAGAATGAATGGACTAAGGGAAGTACTCTAATTGCTGCCAATGACTTGGCTGCATCGTTACACGCTGAAAGTAGAAAGCTGTTTCTCAACGATGTGGAGGAATATCTGGACCAAGTTGAGCGAAAATTCTCATCAAGGGAGTGTGAAAACTCGATTGCTGGGATGATGTACAGAGTGAAAAAGGTGAGCGACTGGCTGGATTTGATAGTAAATAAAGAGGGAAGTCTTCGAAAAGATGGTGGAAGATTGAGTTCTATTGATTTGGAAGATTCTGATATCGAAATTTTTGGGAGACTGAGGGACAAGATTTACGCGATCTCGATGAAGCACATCGAGCGGACAGCAATGGCATTTGAAACCAACAGAAAATGA
- the LOC140884411 gene encoding probable LRR receptor-like serine/threonine-protein kinase At4g37250 — protein sequence MCRTGHLFSVLDNKNMGSKILHFIESFSLAFLLLLVPAFGLNLDGTMLLSFKYSIVSDPLSVLGNWDYSDATPCMWAGVTCADVENSGAMLRVVSLILPSSELSGTVPEDLGLIQHLRTLDLSSNFLNGTLPSSLFNASELQALSLANNAFSGGLQEFVSGSENLKLLNLSDNGLSGNIPRSLIQNSNVVSLKNNYFSGPVPSRMQSVEFLDLSSNFLKGSLPLDFGGVSLRYLNLSSNNISGQVSLEFASKIPQNATIDLSYNNLSGQIPESTLLQNQGTTSYAGNADLCGRLIQKPCTVPSTLSTPPDVVNSSTSAPAIAAIPLIINPPQDSPGTAANEAGNPPQHHIKPVAIAGIAVGNLAGIGVLALVFLFIYQKGKKANPEAKEKSTSTTTNAYIFKKDTEPIVITTEPRNRPVWPCLSITNGEETSDAASSDTDDNNVNYIVDYQPGNRQHHNELLGNERSLVMIDGETELDLDTLLKASAYVISSTTSSSIVYKAVIRDGTAFAVRRIGESGVKKSKDFESHIKAIAKLRHQNLVQVKGFYCGDDEKLVIYEYVSNGSLASVHYRKTGSSPYNLSLEARLKIAKGVARGLTYVHEKKHVHGNIKPSNILLTEDMEPVISDFGLHWLIHGTQSHKTKRHVLARHFGSMRSTSSHHDLHNQVVNTSLYIAPVGFVGCTSPYHAPESLQNLKPSPKWDVYSFGILLLELLTGKVFLNRELNQWTAGSVDEDPTGVLRMADMSLRGDMEGREEAILEWFKLGFSCASLIPHKRPSMKDALHVLKKIPCSFIG from the exons ATGTGCAGAACTGGTCATCTCTTTTCAGTTCTTGATAACAAAAATATGGGCAGCAAAATTCTGCATTTCATCGAGTCATTTTCTTTGGCTTTTCTACTTCTTCTGGTTCCTGCATTCGGTCTAAACTTAGATGGAACCATGTTGCTTTCCTTCAAATACTCAATCGTCAGCGACCCTTTATCTGTTCTTGGTAATTGGGACTACAGTGATGCTACACCGTGTATGTGGGCTGGCGTAACATGCGCTGATGTTGAGAATTCTGGAGCAATGCTTCGAGTTGTGAGCTTAATTCTCCCAAGTTCAGAGCTTTCTGGCACTGTCCCGGAAGATTTAGGCCTCATTCAGCACTTGAGAACACTTGATCTGTCGAGTAATTTCTTGAATGGAACCTTGCCATCTTCACTTTTCAACGCTTCAGAGCTTCAAGCTCTTTCGCTGGCCAACAACGCATTCTCCGGTGGGCTTCAGGAGTTTGTTTCAGGGTCGGAGAATCTCAAGCTTCTGAATTTGTCTGACAATGGCTTGTCGGGCAACATTCCTCGGAGTTTGATACAAAACTCAAACGTTGTTTCTTTGAAAAACAACTACTTTTCGGGCCCTGTCCCGAGTCGGATGCAATCCGTTGAGTTCTTGGACCTGTCTTCCAACTTCTTGAAAGGATCATTGCCTCTTGATTTTGGCGGGGTGAGTTTGCGGTACTTGAATCTCTCATCCAACAACATTTCAGGCCAAGTATCTCTTGAATTCGCTTCGAAGATCCCGCAGAATGCTACGATCGATCTTTCTTACAACAACCTGTCCGGACAAATCCCGGAATCGACGCTGTTACAGAATCAAGGAACTACCTCTTATGCAGGAAATGCAGACCTCTGTGGCAGACTGATACAGAAACCTTGCACGGTTCCCTCGACACTTTCGACCCCACCAGATGTTGTTAACTCAAGCACATCGGCTCCCGCGATAGCAGCCATTCCATTGATAATAAACCCACCGCAAGATTCTCCAGGAACAGCAGCAAATGAAGCTGGAAATCCACCACAACACCATATAAAACCGGTCGCAATAGCCGGAATCGCAGTTGGAAACTTAGCGGGGATTGGAGTTCTCGCGCTGGTGTTTCTTTTCATATACCAAAAGGGAAAGAAAGCAAATCCAGAAGCCAAAGAAAAATCGACCTCAACAACCACCAATGCTTATATATTCAAGAAAGATACAGAGCCAATAGTAATAACAACAGAGCCCCGAAACCGCCCCGTTTGGCCTTGTTTATCCATCACAAACGGTGAGGAAACATCAGACGCCGCAAGTTCAGACACCGATGACAACAATGTCAACTACATAGTCGACTATCAACCCGGAAATCGGCAACACCACAATGAACTATTGGGGAACGAAAGATCCCTAGTGATGATTGATGGTGAGACGGAACTAGACCTCGACACATTGCTAAAGGCTTCAGCATACGTGATCAGTTCGACGACTAGTTCTTCCATAGTGTACAAAGCCGTGATTCGGGACGGGACTGCATTTGCTGTCAGGCGAATAGGAGAGAGCGGAGTCAAGAAATCCAAGGATTTCGAGAGCCACATTAAGGCGATCGCCAAGTTAAGACATCAAAATTTAGTTCAAGTTAAAGGGTTCTATTGCGGAGACGACGAAAAGCTCGTCATCTATGAGTATGTCTCCAATGGAAGCTTGGCCAGTGTGCATTACA gaAAAACGGGTTCGTCTCCATATAATCTGTCTTTGGAAGCCCGGCTAAAGATCGCGAAAGGTGTGGCCAGAGGACTAACATACGTCCATGAGAAGAAGCATGTTCATGGGAACATAAAGCCTAGCAACATCCTGCtgacagaggatatggagcccGTGATAAGTGATTTTGGACTCCATTGGCTCATACATGGAACGCAAAGCCACAAAACGAAACGGCATGTCTTAGCTAGGCATTTTGGCAGCATGAGATCGACATCATCGCACCATGATCTACACAATCAGGTGGTTAACACGAGCCTCTACATCGCACCCGTGGGGTTCGTGGGGTGTACGTCTCCTTATCACGCTCCCGAGTCGCTCCAAAACCTTAAACCCAGCCCAAAGTGGGATGTCTACTCTTTTGGGATTTTGTTGCTTGAGCTTCTGACAGGGAAGGTGTTCTTGAACCGGGAGTTGAACCAATGGACGGCTGGCTCGGTGGACGAAGACCCGACCGGAGTTCTGAGGATGGCTGACATGTCGTTGAGGGGCGACATGGAGGGGCGAGAGGAGGCCATTTTGGAATGGTTTAAGCTTGGATTCAGCTGTGCTTCATTAATCCCACATAAGAGACCTAGCATGAAAGATGCACTCCATGTGTTGAAGAAAATCCCATGCTCTTTTATTGGATGA
- the LOC140884350 gene encoding uncharacterized protein has product MANFCHHASSKHRPTIIIFFFFCIIILAAAHSSADVAALRAFKSAIEPTSIPANSCIATWNFSTDPCTAPRTNHFTCGVTCSGGRIIQLTLDSQGYAGKLSPLISHITHLITLDLTDNSFYGPIPASISSLSNLKSLILRLNSFSGEIPPSIAALKSLQYLDLSRNSLSGSLPSLNSLAGLTRLDLSYNNITGSLPQLPPNLNELAIKANHLSGSLIKSPFNGITRLMTLELSENSFTGTIDSWIFSLPSLQQINLSNNSFTGIVISNPSDSELVAIDLSFNKIEGLLPTNIAAFPMLRSLVLSNNRFRGPIPWQLSKKGSSLQRIYLDGNFLNGSPPAEFFSVDSPISGSLGDNCLQSCPHSSELCLKLQKPASICRQAYGGRPRS; this is encoded by the coding sequence ATGGCCAACTTCTGTCACCATGCCTCCTCTAAGCACAGACCCACCattatcatcttcttcttcttctgtatCATTATCCTCGCCGCCGCCCACTCCTCCGCCGATGTGGCGGCATTGCGCGCTTTCAAATCAGCCATTGAGCCCACTTCCATCCCCGCAAACTCCTGCATCGCCACCTGGAACTTCTCCACCGACCCCTGCACCGCCCCGCGCACCAACCACTTCACCTGCGGCGTCACCTGCTCCGGCGGAAGAATCATTCAGCTAACCCTCGATTCGCAGGGTTACGCCGGGAAGCTCAGCCCACTCATTTCCCATATCACACACCTCATCACCCTTGATCTCACGGACAACAGTTTCTATGGCCCCATACCCGCATCAATCTCCTCTCTTTCCAATCTGAAAAGCTTGATTCTCCGACTCAATTCGTTTTCCGGAGAAATCCCGCCGTCTATCGCCGCCCTCAAATCCCTGCAATACCTCGATCTTTCGCGGAACTCCCTCTCCGGCTCACTGCCGAGCTTGAATTCTTTAGCCGGGTTGACAAGACTCGACTTAAGCTACAACAATATCACCGGCTCACTCCCCCAGCTTCCGCCAAACCTCAACGAATTAGCTATCAAAGCCAATCACCTATCGGGTTCGCTTATCAAGTCTCCATTCAATGGGATAACTCGGTTAATGACTCTGGAACTCAGCGAAAATTCGTTCACTGGAACCATCGATTCCTGGATTTTCTCTCTTCCTTCCCTGCAGCAAATCAATTTATCCAACAACAGCTTCACCGGAATCGTTATTTCAAACCCTTCGGATAGCGAGCTCGTTGCAATTGATTTGAGTTTCAATAAAATTGAGGGGCTCTTACCCACCAATATCGCTGCTTTCCCGATGCTACGGTCACTGGTTTTGAGTAACAACCGCTTCCGCGGCCCAATTCCATGGCAGTTGAGCAAGAAGGGGTCATCGCTGCAAAGGATTTATCTTGACGGGAATTTCTTGAATGGGTCGCCGCCAGCGGAATTTTTCTCCGTAGATTCTCCGATTTCCGGAAGCCTTGGGGACAACTGCCTGCAGAGCTGCCCGCATTCTTCGGAACTTTGCTTGAAGTTGCAGAAACCAGCTTCGATTTGCCGACAAGCTTATGGTGGGAGACCAAGATCTTGA